In the Flavobacterium sp. 90 genome, GAACCAGTGATTGATCCGTTTGTCAAATAATGTTACCGGTACTAACAAAATTAAAATAATTTGCGAAATTTGGTCACCACCTTCGATTAAAATTGAAAATGTACAAAAACTGAATACTAACCATGCATGCAATATGCCCGAAATTTGTGGTAAGTAACCAGAAATAACCCATAAAAGAATTATAATGCTGATAACTTGGGAATAAATAAGGCCATTTTCTCCAAAAATGTAAAAAAAATTAGGCAGCATTCCAAATGGCTTTGTCTGAAAAGCCTCTTTTTCGAAATATAGACTAAAGTTAGTTAACGAAAATGTGGCTAAATTACCAACTGCAATAATGGTTCTTGCCAAACCATAGGTATTAGTAAAGATATTTTTCATGAAATTTTAAAGCAGTTTTATCTATTTTTTTCAAAATATTTTTTAGGGTTATAGGATGCGGATGGTGAATATTCAAATTTTATTTTCGCTACTAAATAAGGTTTATATTGCTCTTGATTTTTATTAATCCATGAGAAGGGGACAATTTTATACTGAAATATAACATATTCTTTGTCAAGTGAATAAAATTTGGGGATAAACGGAATTTTTACAACAGTGGAAATACCGGGATAGGTTTTACCAACGAATCCAAGTTTGTTCACATAAGCTTTTTTAGGTATGTATTGTTCTAATTTACCCAATTCATAACCTATATATCTTGCTTCTCTTGATAATCCAAATAAATTTTGCGAAGAAAAATTGTTTATGGTTACTAATTTCATGTTTTTTTTCTCCATTTGATAAACATCAATGGTTACTTCTTTCGGATCTTTTGTAAAAAATCCCCATCCCTGGGGGAACAAATAGGAAAAAGCTTTTTTTGTATTATGACTTAAAATAGGATAACTTGGATTGTTAGAAAATAATATAAAAAAAACAAGCACAGCCCAAAAAGAAGTAATTATGGTTTTATTCATAATAAATTTAATAATTGAATTGCTAACTAAATCTTAAGTCTGTATAAGATTTAGTTAGCAATTTATAGTTACAATTCGTCTTTAATTCGATGAAGATCCTAATTTCAATGCTAATTCTTCAATCAAAACATTACCAATTGTACTTTCATTTGTACCACCTCCCCAAAATTCTACTTTAGCATAAACTACCGCACCTGCTACTACGTAATAAGCTGCTACTACGGTGTTCACTGCGCCGGCAACTAAATAAACAACACAAACAACCGCTCCGATTGAACAGGC is a window encoding:
- a CDS encoding SdpA family antimicrobial peptide system protein; this encodes MNKTIITSFWAVLVFFILFSNNPSYPILSHNTKKAFSYLFPQGWGFFTKDPKEVTIDVYQMEKKNMKLVTINNFSSQNLFGLSREARYIGYELGKLEQYIPKKAYVNKLGFVGKTYPGISTVVKIPFIPKFYSLDKEYVIFQYKIVPFSWINKNQEQYKPYLVAKIKFEYSPSASYNPKKYFEKNR